ACGCTTAAATTCATACGTTACATCTGACCCCGATTCACGAATTATTGTGGCTTTCTTGAGTTCTTCGTAGTACACGATCGGCTCTTTACCATTAAGTAACTGCGCACATTGCGATTTGATCCAATTGATCAACTTGGCTTTCTTTCGGGGCCGTTTTCGACCATCCATCGGCCCCAGCCTTTCCACGATCAGGGTGGAACATGGTGACAACTGCGGCAGCGCCTTCGCTTTGTCGACCTGTTTCGTAGGAACGCGCTTGCACTTTCTCCCGAGGCCCTTCAAATGATTGACTAGACCATTGAAACCAGCATCGTTTGTTATGATGTGAAATTCTACGAGTTTATCGGCGGTCTCGTGCAATCGCCCAAGGTGGAACGCCATATGGAAATCGAGATTGTTTGGCCCCATTGTATTTAGCGCAATTATTTCAAGCGTGCAGAAACCTGCGCCCGAAACCTCGCCTAGCTTCAATTTCGTGTTTTTTGGACCAAGAAAGACAAACACTCGTTGGTACTTGCCAAGATCAATTGCTTCAAGCGATCCCGTATTTTCGTAATCGACGAATCCCCATTGCATTCCAGGCACCTTTCCTTTTTGGCGTTAACGGAGAAATATGCAGCTGGCTCTGATATTGCAATGTACGGTGGAAAATGTAATGGAATGTAACATTTGCATATGGCCAGGGTCCCTCATGAGCGGAGATTTTAGCTGAATAAGGGCGCAAGGCCAGATTTCGCAAGTAGAAGAAGCGAGCGCATCTGGGAATCCTGTTCCTTCAGAATTTCATGAACTGCTGATATCTTTCGCTCTTGGAATTAGCGAAACACGGGAATGGTGTCCGCTATCGGCCAGAAAGAGACGTTCGCCGGTCTCGGGAATCAGGATTCAGAATTCTTTACGGGCTTGGTGCCGGGAACGGGTGCTCCCGGCCATGAGCGGGCACTCGAGCCGAGACCGCGAGCGGCAGCGATTGCGGGTCAACGGACACCAATGGGGCGAAGAGTAGACGCTCGCCAACCGCCCGAACTGACTGACCGCACAGGGCGCATCGCGCCAGGCTTTTCGATGCTGGGCGCTGGGCATGGGTCCGATCGGGTCGACTGGGCCGCGCACGGGTGCTCCAGCTGGCGGTAGTAGACGGCTTTGCAAGAGGCTGGCGCACAGCACCAAGAGACGTGGGCGAGTGCCGCGGGTTGCACCTGTGCAACCTTTAGAGGAGGCGCAGAGCTGTGCCTCGGGATGAGGCGCTCCCCGCAGGGGTTCAGGCCGTTTGAGCAGGCCGGATTTCGTCCAGCGCAGCCCCGGCCAAGTGCATCGCATCCCAGAGGTCTACCGCCTGTTGGAGGTTTAGCCAGAATTCGGGCTCGGTCCGCGTGAACCTCGCGAGGCGGAGCGCGGTATCGGGGGTCACGGCGCGCTTGCCCCTGACAATCTCGTTCATGCGCGGAAAGGAAATGTGAAGGCGAGCCGCCGCGTCCTTCTGCGTGATCCCGAGTGGAAGCAGGAAATCTTCCAGAAAGACTTCGCCCGGGAGGGTTGGACGGCGGTTTTTCGGCAGACGGCGCATGGGGTGGATCCTCCGACGGTCTTCTGCACCCTTGGGTTCAGTGGTAATCGACGATCTCGACATCTTCGGCCCCGGCTTCGGTCCAGCGAAAGCAGACGCGGTACTGGTCGTTGATCCGGATCGAGTGCTGTCCGGATCGATCGCCCTTCAGTTTCTCGAGGCGCAGGCCGGGAAGCGACAGGGACTGCAGGGACACGGCGGAGTTCAGGCGGTCCAAAACCTTGGCACCACGGGCCTGAAGGTTCGGCGGCAGGGTTCGCCGCGCCGCATTCGAATCCTCGCCATCGAAAATATCCTCAGTACCCTTGCCGCGGAATGAAACGATCACGCGTTTACCTCGGCGTAGGACGGTCGCTATTTACGGTTCACGGAAAGCATAATACAGAAGCCACGGCTTCGCCAAGCGCATCGTGGGTGTCCCGGAAAAGATGAATCCGCCTCACCTAACATGCAGCGCCCCAGACTGCCTGCTTTGGCAAACGTTGCTGCCGCTGCCGCACGCGAGCTCAGCGCCCGCTTCGGGTCGAATGCAGACACACTCATCCTGATACAACTTACATTTCGCGCCCCGCGACGAAGTTTTTCCGAATTACTTGGTTGGCGCGAAGACCCATGAATGTAGGGTGGATGGTGCATGGATTTGTGTGGCAACTCAATGGCTTGTCGATCAAATCTCGTTATGGCCCGATCAAATTTTTTGAGTAGGCAAGGGCGCGGGGAAGCGGCACGCTATGGGCTCAAACCAACGCCTGTGCCCATAGCCGATGAACGATCTCGATACCCGGACCCAACAAGTTGATGCGATGCCGCTGCTCAAGCACGCCATGCAGGAACTCCAGCTCTATGCGCTGTTCGACAAGTACGTCCCCAATGACACGAATGCCGAAATCGCACCAGCGCAGGTGCTGTGCATGGTGCTCACGAACATCCTGCACGCCCCGACGCCGCTGTACCACATCCCACAGTGGCTGGAGCCCTTTACGGATGGATTGGGCGAGCCGGGAACGCAGGCGCAGAAGTACAACGACGACCGCAGCGCGCGGGTGCTCGACAAGCTATTCGAGGCCGATCGGGGCTCACTGCTCACGGAGCTGAGCGCACGGGTCATCGAGGTCCACCAGCTCGAAACCGAGCGCTGGCACAACGACACCACCAGGGTGACCCTCACGTGTTGTTTCGCAGATTAAAGCGTTGGATACCAGTCGGATCTTCTCGGTTTGTCCCGCTGGTGAAGCCTCTGGTCAGAGAGAGTATTCCGGGAAGTCGTCGGGCAGGGGTGTCGCCGGTGGATGTTGAGGCTTTCGCTGATCGGGGCAGAGCCGGTAATCTCTACTTACCGATAAGTGAGAAGAAAGGAAAAGGCCCGCGCGGTGACAGCCGCCGGGCCGTGGCCGGTGCAGCTTCGATTCCAAACGGGGCACACCAGCGAGGATTACGTTAACCGCCAAGCCTGGCGGGAGGCAAGTCTCTCCGCTGCCCAAACCATCCTCGTGGTGGTTGCTCGTTGGCCCGCCACGGCACCTACGAGCGCAAGACGCCGGCGGGGACACGAATCGCCCGCTGGTACTGCCCTGAGAGTCACACCACCTTCAGTCTGTTGCCGGACCATCTGGCGGCACGGCTGCCCGGTACGCTCAACGAGCTGGAACACGTGGTGGCCGTCGCCGAGCAGGCGCCGAGCATGGAAGCGGCGGCAAGCACCTTGCGCCTGGATATCGAGCTGCCGGGGGCGCTGCGCTGGATACGCCGGCGCATTGTCTTGGTGCACCGTTTCTTGCTCATCGTCATCGCTCTTCTGCCTGACCAACTGGCCGGCTGCCTCGCGACCGTCACTCACCTTCGTGGCCATCTCGGCCATGAGACCGTGCTGATGGCGCTGCGTGCTTCGGCGGCCCGGCAGCTGCCTCAACTGCCGACGCCGGTGGGGTTTTGTCCCCGGGCAACCGCCCACGGTGATCCCAATTTGGCCACCCAACAACCCCTGGGGCCTGATCCGCCGCGTTCTCCGCCGTAACGTCTCCTCTCCCGGGCCCAAGGGCTCATAACCGAGAGAAGATCCGATGACTGATCCTGATGATGACCACCGCCAGGCGGTGGCCCTGTTCCGCTACGGCCTGATCGCCGACCTCGTACACTGGCCCCCGGGCAGTGCCGGCATCACCGAGCGGCTGCGCGCCAAGGCAGACAAGGACTATGTGATCCCCGGCAGCCGTCGCTCCCGCGTGGCCGCCGAGACGATCCGCGACTGGCTCAAGCACTATCGGCGCGGCGGCTTCGACGCGCTGTTGCCCAAGCCACGGGCCGATCGGGGGCAGCCCCGGCGACTGCCCGACTCCGTGGCCGAAGCGCTGTGCGCCATCAAAGAGGGGCATCCGAAGCTGTCAGTGCGCGCAGTGATCAAACACGCACGCGAGCAGGGCCTGGTCCCGGCCGAGCAGCCGTTGCCCGCCTCCACCGTGCACCGTCTGTTCACCCGCGAAGGGCTCATGGTCAAGAAGACCGATGCACCCATCGGCACCGATCGGCGGCGCTTCGCCTTCCAGTACGCCGACGAGCTGTGGATGAGCGATGTGATGCATGGCATCACCGCCGCTGATGGGCGGGGCCGGCGCAGAAAGACCTATCTCATCGCCTTCATCGATGACGCCACCCGCGTCATCCCCTATGCGGCCTTCGCCTTCGCCGAAAACACCGGCGCCTTCCTGCCGGTGTTCAAGCAGGCTCTCATCCGCCGCGGGATCCCCCAGCGCCTTTACGTCGACAACGGCGCCAACTACCGCTCCCGCCAACTCGCCCTCGTCTGCGCCAGGCTCGGCACGGCGCTGATCCACGCCCGACCCCATCAACCTCAGGGGAAGGGCAAAATCGAACGCTGGTTCCGCACCGTCCGAGCACAGCTGCTCACCCAGCTCACCGCTGAGGATACGGTGAGCCTCGAGGCCCTCAACCGACGCCTGTGGGCCTTCATCGAGGGCGAGTATCACCACACCCCGCACCGCGGCCTCGACGGCAAAACGCCCCTCGAACAGTGGGCCCTGGTCGGCGATCAGATCCGCTTCCCCGATCCCGGCCTCGATGCGCTGTTCCTCTGCGAGACCAAGCGCCGGGTCATGAACGACCGCACCGTGAGCCTGAACGGCCACGTCTATGAGGTCGACGCCGTGCTCGTCGGCGAGACCGTGACCTTACAGTACGACCCCGCCGTGCCGCCCACCCGGCCCCTGACCGTGGTCCATAAAGGCCAGCCGGCAGGACAGGCCACGCCGCTCGATGCCTATGCCAACACCACCGTGCGCCGCGACCGGCCCTCCTGGCGCCTCGACACCGATACCCCAGCCTCCGAACCGCACCCGTCGCGTCTCACCCTCGGGGCCTTCGACAACCCGCACAATGAGGAGAACGACTAATGTATCTGCGCCACTTCGCGTTCACTCGCTTCCCCTTCGAGAATACCCTCGAGGCCGATGAACTCTATGCCTCCACCGCCCGCCGCGAGGCCGAGGCCCGGCTCACGCACCTCATCGATCTGCGCGGCATCGGCCTGCTGACCGGCGAGGTCGGCTCCGGCAAAACCACCGTCTGCCGGCACGTCACCGCCGGACTCCATCCCGGCCTGTACCGCGTCTATTACGTCTCCCTGTCCACCGGCAACGTGCTCGATATGTACAAGTCCATCGCCTGGGAACTCGGCCTGCCCACGGAGCGGTCCCGCGCTACCGCCTACCGCGCCATCCGCGTCGAGATCACCCGCCTGGTGCAGGAGGCCAAGCAGCTGCCCGTGTTGATCGTCGACGAGGCGCAGCACCTACGCAATGACGTGCTCGAGGATCTGCGCCTCTTGACCAGCTACGCCATGGATGCCGACAACCGCCTGTGCCTGCTGCTGGTCGGGCTCACCGAGCTGCGCCGACGCCTCGCCATGGCCGTGCACGAGTCGTTGAGCCAGCGACTGGTGGTGCGCCACCACCTCCCCGGCCTCTCGCGCGACGAACTCGATGACTATCTCATTCACCGCCTGCGCCTCGCCGGCGCCGAGGCCCCCATCTTCACCCCACCCGCAACCGAGGCCCTGTTCCAGGCCTCGCGCGGGCTTCCGCGCAAGGTCAACCGCATCGCCCACTACGCCCTCACTGCCGCCGCGCTGGACAACCAACACCACGTCACCGAGACCCACCTCCAGACAGCGCTCGACGAGCTGCAACCGTGAGACACCACACCACCATGAACGACGACGATCAGACCCTGCCCGACCACCTCTCCGACGAGGCCGCCGCTCAGATGGTTGACCTCCTCTACGCCATCGCCCAGACCCTCGAAAACCGCTACTTCGCCGAGATCACGCGCTACTACCAGAACACCAATCCCAGACAGCCCGACCTCTGGGACTGAATCCCAGTCTTTCCCAACCGCAACCGCCGCCACAAGCGGCGCCCATCTCGCCAGACCTCCAGCTTCTTCTCATCCTATCCTGCCCGCGCTCTTCCACCGGAGCGCTCAAACCGAGAAAACTGCAGCCTACTCGCTCGGAATAAACCGGGAAATTACTGGTGGAATAATTTGAGATACAACACTCACGGGCGCCTATGAGACCCCCGATCCCGATGCGCTCATCCCCCGCCACGGCTACAACAAAGACCACCGGCCAGACTGCAAGCAGATCGTCTTCGGCCTGAACGTCACCGCCGACGGCCATGTGCCACTGCTGGCGCAGTGGTACGACGGCAACCGCAGCGATGTCACCACCCATCAGACCAACTGGCAGGCGCTACGCCAGCTGCTCGGCCGCAGCGACTTCATCTACGTCGCCGACAGCAAGCTCTGCGCCCAGGACAACCTCGACCGCATCGCCGAACACGGCGGGCAGTTCATCACGATCATGCCCCGGAACTTCAAGCCCGTCACCGCCTTCCTCGAGCAGATCCGCGAGGGCACCGACATCCCCTGGCAACAGCAGCTGAGCCGCCCCAATCCGCGCAAGAAAGGCGACGAACAACACTACCGCCTGTTCCAGGCCCCGCAGCCCTGGCAGGGCCATCGCATCGTGTGGGTCCACTCCGAGAGCAAGGCCGCCCTGGAACGGGGCAATCGCGACCGGACCCTCGACAAGGCCGAACAGGCGCTGACCGAGCTGGCCGGCAAGCTCGGCCGGCATCGACTCAAGTCCCGGCAGGCCATCGAAAAGGCCGTGGACAAGGCGCTCGGCAGTGCCCATCCCTACATCGACGCGCAGCTGAGCGAGCACCACCACAGCGAAAGGGTGAAAGTCGGCCCGGGACGCCCCGGCCCCAACAGCCGGTACGAAACCCGCGAGCACGTCACCTTCGAGCTGCACTGGCAGCGCAACGACCGCGCCATCGCCGCCGCCCGGCGCACCGACGGACTGTTCCCGCTGCTGCACAATACCGACCTGTCTCCTGAGGAAGTCTTTCTCGCCTACAAGGACCAACCCCATCTGGAGAAGCGCTTCAGCGCCGGCAAGACTGTCTTGCAGGTCGCCCCGGTATTTCTCAAAAATAACCGGCGCATCGAGGCCATGCTCCTGATATGGTTCGTCGCCTTGATGCTGCTGAGCCTCATCGAACGCAAAATCCGGGCCCAGATGCATGAGCACAATATCGAGGCGCTACCCATTCGCTCCTCACGGCTGAAAACCAAGGCGCCGACCTGGCGGGTGATCCGTCGTTTCTTCGAGGGCATCAACCTCAGCACGATCCTTCAAGATGGCAGCCCCATCCGCTCCACCCTTAAGGGGCTCACACCCTTGCACGAGCAGGTCCTGCAACTATTGGGGATCCCCGATAACGTCTATCGACAACTCCGCGACGGATAGTGGAACTTCGCTCCCTCATAACTCCCGGTACATCGATTACGCCAACGCTCCTTTGAAAATTCGTCCGAAATCCGAAATACGCAAACTCCTCAAATACCCGCGCGAAATGTAAGATACAAGGGGTTCGGAAATAGAAAAGGCGCAACCGTCCTGGGGCAATCCCCTAGGACCCAACCGCGACACGAAGGTAAAAGGTGCGCTTTTTGGAAAAGCCAACATCGCCACGAATGGAGTAGTCCACCCACCTCGAACAAGATCATCACCCACCGGGAAGTGACAATGATTGATTCCAAACCCACGCGGCGACATCGTGCCGAGCGCCACCGCCGCGGGCGCTGTTCGACGAGACAGGGTAAACCAGGATGACCTCGTTTTCGTTGTGCCATCAGCGGCGTGACAACGGCGCTGCCTGTCCGGAAAACCGGCGGGACGGGGAGAAGTGAACCGGCAAACCCGCCGTCGAATTTGGCTCGGGGAGCCGTGACGCGAATCGGTACGCTGATGGGCGAGCAGGCGCCGCCCACCGACGGCACGTGCCAATGTCGATAAGGCGAGACCGCCCGCTGCACGCCACAGAAAAGCTGGTCTATACTTATGGGCAACTCGGAGTTCAAAGTCGGGTTCTGGTAGCCCGGGCAAGGGCTGCAGGTCTTAGCGATGCTCCACTTATGTGCTTTATCCGCCCTACGCTTTGGACAGGGCCTGAACCCCCTAACTAAATAAGCCCCATCCGATCAGATCAGCCACACAAACGCCAATTCACGTCGTAATCTGGAGGCATCGGATGGAGCCAGGACAGCCGCATACTTTAATTCCCATTGCCGAAGAGGAGTGCGGCGCGGAAGTCATCGTCTTCCTTGAAGCAGTTGGCCTAGCATTACCAGAATGAATGACACCATTTTCTTCTCTCTCGAACTGCAGGGAAAGTGACAAAGCGCCTGCTCAAGCTCGCCGGGGTACTGCTGATAAGCACGTCACCGGTCCCCGGCGTAACCGCGCCGGAGCCCTCATTTCCCGACATCGCTCTGCCGGGGGAGGCGGTGCACGAGGCGCTCGAGGAGCCGGAGGCCACTAGGACAACCCCGGGACCCAAGCCTGCGGGCGAACCGGCAAACGGAGCGGCACCCGGTCTTGAGCGACTCCAGGATCTCAGCCTCCTCTCCCATGCGCTGGTGGACAAGGCCGCGTCGGGGTCGGCGCCTGCGCACGAGTTCCGTGTAGAGGCGC
The Gammaproteobacteria bacterium DNA segment above includes these coding regions:
- a CDS encoding PIN domain-containing protein; translation: MQWGFVDYENTGSLEAIDLGKYQRVFVFLGPKNTKLKLGEVSGAGFCTLEIIALNTMGPNNLDFHMAFHLGRLHETADKLVEFHIITNDAGFNGLVNHLKGLGRKCKRVPTKQVDKAKALPQLSPCSTLIVERLGPMDGRKRPRKKAKLINWIKSQCAQLLNGKEPIVYYEELKKATIIRESGSDVTYEFKR
- a CDS encoding AAA family ATPase, whose protein sequence is MYLRHFAFTRFPFENTLEADELYASTARREAEARLTHLIDLRGIGLLTGEVGSGKTTVCRHVTAGLHPGLYRVYYVSLSTGNVLDMYKSIAWELGLPTERSRATAYRAIRVEITRLVQEAKQLPVLIVDEAQHLRNDVLEDLRLLTSYAMDADNRLCLLLVGLTELRRRLAMAVHESLSQRLVVRHHLPGLSRDELDDYLIHRLRLAGAEAPIFTPPATEALFQASRGLPRKVNRIAHYALTAAALDNQHHVTETHLQTALDELQP
- a CDS encoding HigA family addiction module antitoxin, giving the protein MRRLPKNRRPTLPGEVFLEDFLLPLGITQKDAAARLHISFPRMNEIVRGKRAVTPDTALRLARFTRTEPEFWLNLQQAVDLWDAMHLAGAALDEIRPAQTA
- a CDS encoding DUF4277 domain-containing protein yields the protein MNDLDTRTQQVDAMPLLKHAMQELQLYALFDKYVPNDTNAEIAPAQVLCMVLTNILHAPTPLYHIPQWLEPFTDGLGEPGTQAQKYNDDRSARVLDKLFEADRGSLLTELSARVIEVHQLETERWHNDTTRVTLTCCFAD
- a CDS encoding type II toxin-antitoxin system RelE/ParE family toxin → MIVSFRGKGTEDIFDGEDSNAARRTLPPNLQARGAKVLDRLNSAVSLQSLSLPGLRLEKLKGDRSGQHSIRINDQYRVCFRWTEAGAEDVEIVDYH
- a CDS encoding DDE-type integrase/transposase/recombinase is translated as MTDPDDDHRQAVALFRYGLIADLVHWPPGSAGITERLRAKADKDYVIPGSRRSRVAAETIRDWLKHYRRGGFDALLPKPRADRGQPRRLPDSVAEALCAIKEGHPKLSVRAVIKHAREQGLVPAEQPLPASTVHRLFTREGLMVKKTDAPIGTDRRRFAFQYADELWMSDVMHGITAADGRGRRRKTYLIAFIDDATRVIPYAAFAFAENTGAFLPVFKQALIRRGIPQRLYVDNGANYRSRQLALVCARLGTALIHARPHQPQGKGKIERWFRTVRAQLLTQLTAEDTVSLEALNRRLWAFIEGEYHHTPHRGLDGKTPLEQWALVGDQIRFPDPGLDALFLCETKRRVMNDRTVSLNGHVYEVDAVLVGETVTLQYDPAVPPTRPLTVVHKGQPAGQATPLDAYANTTVRRDRPSWRLDTDTPASEPHPSRLTLGAFDNPHNEEND